From the Lathyrus oleraceus cultivar Zhongwan6 chromosome 4, CAAS_Psat_ZW6_1.0, whole genome shotgun sequence genome, one window contains:
- the LOC127137946 gene encoding uncharacterized protein LOC127137946: MWNELKKVFLARYFPPSKTTMLKAQINGFKQKDNESLFEAWERYKDMMRLCRHHSLEEWLIIHTFYNGLLYNTRLTIDAAASDALMDKPYNEVYQLIESMAQNHYQWGREITFVEKPQPKGDMYELSNLDHVNTKVDALTQKIDNLTITPAATVAAVAPNCEICEAQGHTVPECQLLTGTSIDQVNYAQGNPYSNTYNPSWKNNPNFSYKNNKALYAPNQAPVVPPGYHKAASNTQNAPRKSNLEIMMENFIATQAQTNKDFLNQNIRTSEQIKQLANKPQPNPKGHANAIILRSGTELDGPTDPRSQNSSMHQDPGKVTEKECEQEEDKNEEAIEKEEPYVPPPPYKPISLILKDLLNLKV, translated from the exons AtgtggaacgagttgaagaaagtcttcttaGCCCGATATTTCCCACCTAGTAAGACGACTATGCTAAAAGCCCAAATAAACGGGTTTAAACAAAAGGATaatgaatcactttttgaagcttgggagagatacaaagacatgatgaggctTTGTCGACATCACAGTCTAGAAGAATGGCTGATCATTCACACCTTTTACAACGGTCTCTTGTACAATACAAGATTgacaatagacgccgccgcaaGTGACGCACTGATGGATAAACCATACAATGAGGTCTATCAACTCATCGAAAGTATGGCCCAGAATCATTACCAATGGGGAAGAGAAATAACCTTTGTAGAGAAACCTCAACCGAAGGGCGACATGTACGAATTAAGCAATCTTGACCATGTTAACACCAAGGTAGATGCTCTGACTCAGAAgatagacaacttgaccataacACCAGCAGCCACCGTGGCTGCCGTAGCACCAAACTGTGAGATATGCGAAGCTCAAGGGCATACTGTCCcagaatgtcaactcttgacaggaaccTCCATAGaccaggtgaactatgctcaaggaaacccttaCTCAAACACCTATAACCCAAGTTGGAAGAACAATCCTAACTTTTCGTACAAAAATAATAAAGCATTGTATGCACCTAACCAAGCACCTGTTGTACCACCAGGATATCACAAAGCTGCCTCAAATACTCAAAATGCTCCTAGGAAATCAAACTtagaaataatgatggaaaactttatagctaCCCAAGCCCAAACAAATAAGGATTTCCTAAATCAAAACATACGCACTAGTGAGCAAATCAAGCAGTTAGCAAACAAG ccgcaaCCAAACCCGAAAGGCCATGCAAATGCTATTATACTACGAAGTGGGACAGAACTAGACGGACCGACCGACCCTAGAAGTCAAAACTCATCCATGCATCAAGACCCAGGTAAGGTAACTGAGAAGGAATGCGAACAAGAGGAAGATAAAAACGAAGAGGCCATAGAAAAAGaagaaccttatgtgcctccaccaccaTATAAACCCATATCCCTTATCCTTAAAGActtgttaaatctaaaagtgtag